The following nucleotide sequence is from Streptomyces sp. HUAS CB01.
CACGACAGGGTGGCCGGGGAGGGTCTGCTGTCCGCCGCCGAGACGGCAGCCGTCGGGGCGGCGCTCTCCGAGGGGCTCGTGGCCGTCCACGAAGCCGGGGTGGTCCACCGGGACCTCAAGCCGTCGAACATCCTCCTCTCCCCCAAGGGCCCCCGGATCATCGACTTCGGCATCGCCTGGGCCACCGGCGCGAGCACCCTCACCCATGTGGGCACGGCGGTCGGCTCCCCCGGCTTCCTCGCTCCCGAGCAGGTGCGCGGCGCCGCTGTCACCCCCGCGACGGACGTCTTCTCGCTGGGGGCCACGCTGGCGTACGCCGCCACGGGTGACTCCCCCTTCGGACACGGCAGTTCCGAGGTGATGCTCTACCGGGTGGTGCACGAGGAACCGCAGCTGCACGGCGTTCCGGACGCGCTGGCCCCCCTGCTGCACGCCTGTCTGGCGAAGGACCCCGACGAGCGGCCCAGCACCCTGCAGCTGTCCATGCGGCTCAAGGAGATCGCGGCCCGCGAGGCCCAAGGGCTTTCCGAGGTGCGTCCCCCGGCGCAGCGGGAACGCACCGAGCAGGAACTGCCGTCGGGCCGTCGCACCGCGCGGTACACGGAGCGGACCACCCAGGGCAGGCCGCCCGGCACCGGGGGGAGCACGGGGTCCGCCGCCTCCCGCGAGCGGATGCCGAGGCAGCAGGCATCCCGTACGGGCGGCTCGCGGCCGCCGCAGTCGCGGGGCGGCGCGCAGACCGGCGGCCGGCCCGCGTCACGGCCGGGGACGAGGACGACGTCGACGGGACGCAGACCGGCCAATCCCCGGCTGCTGCGTCAGCGGATCTTCGTGTTCGTCGTGGTGACGCTCGTCGTGGCGCTCGGCATCACGGTCGCGCAGGGGCTGCGGGGCTAGTCAGCTCCCGGGGCGGC
It contains:
- a CDS encoding serine/threonine-protein kinase, coding for MNMAMMRLRREDPRVVGSFRLHRRLGAGGMGVVYLGSDRRGQRVALKVIRPDLAEDQEFRSRFAREVSAARRIRGGCTARLVAADLEADRPWFATQYVPGPSLHDRVAGEGLLSAAETAAVGAALSEGLVAVHEAGVVHRDLKPSNILLSPKGPRIIDFGIAWATGASTLTHVGTAVGSPGFLAPEQVRGAAVTPATDVFSLGATLAYAATGDSPFGHGSSEVMLYRVVHEEPQLHGVPDALAPLLHACLAKDPDERPSTLQLSMRLKEIAAREAQGLSEVRPPAQRERTEQELPSGRRTARYTERTTQGRPPGTGGSTGSAASRERMPRQQASRTGGSRPPQSRGGAQTGGRPASRPGTRTTSTGRRPANPRLLRQRIFVFVVVTLVVALGITVAQGLRG